From the Elusimicrobiota bacterium genome, one window contains:
- the acpP gene encoding acyl carrier protein produces MVDVETKVKEIVAEQLGIDVAKVVPTASFINDLGADSLDTVELVMAFEESFGLEIPDDEASKITTVGQAIDYIKAHGK; encoded by the coding sequence ATGGTAGATGTAGAAACGAAGGTAAAGGAAATTGTAGCGGAACAGTTGGGTATAGATGTGGCAAAGGTTGTTCCTACCGCATCATTTATAAATGATTTAGGAGCTGACTCATTAGATACCGTTGAATTGGTTATGGCGTTTGAAGAATCTTTCGGGCTTGAAATTCCTGATGATGAAGCTTCCAAAATTACAACAGTTGGACAAGCAATTGATTACATAAAAGCACACGGAAAATAA
- the fabG gene encoding 3-oxoacyl-[acyl-carrier-protein] reductase, with translation MCEQKLKDKVAIITGGAQGIGRAIAEKLAGEGVKVVIADVMEGDAKKTADEIASEKNVETYSLKVDVSSSQQTEEMVKKTVEKYGKIDIIVNNAGITRDNLLIRMSDDEWDKVIAINLKGVFNCSKAAAKIMMKQRCGKIVNIASVVGLMGNAGQSNYSASKGGVIALTKTLARELASRNITVNAVAPGFIKTAMTDKLSEDAKKKLTDIIPLSRLGEPQDVANLVAFLCSEESSYITGEIISVNGGMYM, from the coding sequence ATGTGTGAACAGAAATTAAAAGATAAGGTTGCGATAATTACAGGCGGGGCGCAAGGTATAGGCAGGGCAATTGCTGAAAAACTTGCAGGTGAAGGGGTAAAAGTAGTAATTGCTGATGTCATGGAAGGTGATGCCAAGAAAACAGCTGATGAAATAGCGAGTGAAAAGAATGTTGAAACATACTCATTAAAAGTAGATGTTTCATCGTCACAACAAACTGAAGAGATGGTAAAAAAAACAGTTGAAAAATATGGAAAAATTGATATAATTGTAAACAATGCCGGGATAACCCGTGACAATCTTTTAATAAGAATGTCGGATGATGAATGGGATAAAGTAATAGCAATTAATCTAAAAGGTGTTTTTAACTGTTCAAAAGCAGCGGCAAAGATAATGATGAAGCAACGGTGCGGAAAAATCGTTAATATTGCTTCCGTAGTCGGTTTAATGGGGAATGCAGGGCAGTCAAATTATTCTGCTTCTAAAGGCGGTGTAATTGCTTTAACAAAAACGTTGGCACGTGAATTAGCGTCAAGAAACATAACGGTAAATGCCGTTGCACCGGGATTTATTAAAACAGCCATGACAGATAAACTTTCGGAAGATGCAAAAAAGAAACTCACTGATATTATTCCCTTAAGTCGTTTAGGGGAACCGCAGGACGTAGCAAATTTGGTTGCATTTTTATGTAGTGAAGAGTCATCATATATAACAGGAGAAATAATTTCTGTTAATGGTGGAATGTACATGTAA
- the fabD gene encoding ACP S-malonyltransferase yields MDKLAFVFPGQASQYIGMGKEFYDKYSIAKETFDSANDILGYDLKKIIFEGPLDLLTQTKYTQPAVFTTSVVCLRVFNSNFQIPISSYFSAGHSLGEYAAIVSAGVLSFEDGLKLVNRRAEFIQNACEEAKGTMLAILGAERSIVEEICTEAGKLGVCEAVNFNAPDQIVISGETAAIEKAKQIAKTKKVKAIPLSVSGAFHSSLMKKAQVKMTEEVLKYSFKNPKNPIITNCDAEITTIAEKIAEKLVKQITLPVLWVDSIKKMISGGCETFVEFGPKNVISGMIRKISPVSKTLNIENEITLANTLEALKCVNRN; encoded by the coding sequence ATGGATAAACTTGCTTTTGTTTTTCCCGGACAAGCATCACAATATATAGGAATGGGGAAGGAATTTTACGACAAATATTCTATAGCTAAGGAAACATTTGATAGTGCAAATGATATACTTGGTTATGATTTAAAAAAAATTATTTTTGAAGGACCTTTAGATTTACTAACTCAGACAAAATATACCCAACCAGCTGTATTTACAACGTCTGTTGTCTGTCTTAGAGTATTTAATTCTAATTTTCAGATACCAATTTCAAGTTATTTTTCAGCAGGACATTCTCTTGGCGAATATGCAGCGATTGTATCAGCAGGGGTTTTATCTTTTGAAGACGGGCTAAAACTTGTTAATAGACGTGCGGAATTTATACAAAATGCTTGTGAGGAAGCGAAAGGTACAATGCTGGCAATTTTAGGAGCCGAAAGAAGTATAGTAGAAGAAATATGTACAGAAGCTGGTAAATTGGGTGTATGTGAAGCTGTGAATTTCAACGCACCGGACCAGATAGTTATTTCCGGAGAAACTGCAGCGATTGAAAAAGCAAAACAAATTGCAAAAACAAAAAAAGTAAAAGCTATACCACTTTCTGTTTCAGGTGCATTTCATTCATCTTTAATGAAGAAAGCGCAAGTAAAAATGACAGAAGAAGTACTGAAGTATAGTTTTAAAAACCCAAAGAACCCAATAATTACAAATTGTGATGCGGAAATAACAACTATAGCTGAAAAAATAGCCGAGAAACTTGTAAAACAAATTACTTTACCGGTTCTATGGGTTGATTCTATAAAAAAGATGATTTCAGGTGGGTGTGAAACATTTGTAGAATTTGGTCCGAAAAACGTTATTTCAGGAATGATAAGAAAAATATCTCCGGTTTCTAAAACTTTAAATATAGAAAACGAAATAACTTTAGCTAACACGCTGGAGGCGTTAAAATGTGTGAACAGAAATTAA
- a CDS encoding ketoacyl-ACP synthase III: MGIEIIGIGSYLPEKILTNNDLEKIVDTTDEWITTRTGIKERRIAKDTEATSDLGIKAARKAIEKAKISPDEIDAIIVATITPDMFFPSTACFIQKEIKAKNAAAFDVSAACSGFIYSIAIARDFIRCNTYKTILIIGAETLSRITDWEDRNICVLLGDGAGAVLLRKTDSSSDILSTYLKADGNASDLLFLPAGGSRNPASHKTIDNRLHYMKMEGNKIFKIAVRAMTEAAIKAIEMANITCDDVKLIIPHQANIRIIEAVADQLKVPMEKVFLNIHKYGNTSAASTPIALEEAISEGKVKKGDIVVLVAFGGGLTWGATVIRL; the protein is encoded by the coding sequence ATGGGAATTGAAATTATAGGTATTGGTTCGTATCTTCCTGAAAAAATATTGACAAATAATGACCTTGAAAAAATAGTTGATACTACCGATGAATGGATAACCACTCGTACGGGGATTAAAGAAAGACGAATTGCAAAAGACACTGAAGCAACATCTGATTTGGGAATTAAAGCAGCCAGAAAAGCGATAGAGAAAGCCAAAATATCGCCTGATGAAATAGATGCAATAATTGTTGCTACAATTACACCGGACATGTTTTTTCCATCAACCGCTTGTTTTATACAAAAAGAAATTAAAGCTAAAAATGCAGCTGCCTTTGATGTTAGTGCTGCATGTTCGGGCTTTATATATTCAATTGCAATTGCGCGGGATTTTATAAGATGTAATACATATAAAACCATTTTGATAATTGGCGCAGAAACATTATCGAGAATAACCGACTGGGAAGATAGAAATATATGTGTTTTATTAGGAGATGGTGCAGGTGCCGTACTTTTAAGAAAAACTGATTCTTCAAGTGACATACTTTCTACATATCTTAAAGCAGACGGGAATGCAAGTGATTTATTGTTTTTACCCGCAGGCGGTTCCCGGAATCCTGCAAGCCATAAAACAATTGATAATCGCCTTCACTATATGAAGATGGAAGGCAATAAAATTTTTAAAATCGCAGTTAGAGCTATGACCGAAGCTGCAATAAAAGCAATAGAAATGGCAAATATTACTTGTGATGATGTAAAACTTATAATTCCACATCAGGCAAATATTAGAATTATTGAAGCTGTAGCAGATCAGTTAAAAGTTCCCATGGAAAAGGTATTTTTAAATATTCATAAATATGGAAATACTTCTGCTGCATCTACACCGATAGCACTTGAAGAAGCAATTTCTGAAGGAAAAGTTAAAAAAGGCGATATTGTAGTTCTTGTTGCATTTGGCGGTGGTTTGACCTGGGGGGCGACAGTAATTAGATTATAA
- the plsX gene encoding phosphate acyltransferase PlsX, translating into MKIVVDAMGGDNAPAVVVEGAIEAAKIYGKEILLVGNERQIKEELKKYKNIDNLPIQIIHSEEVITMDDSPVDAYRKKPNSSIIKGIKLVANGQADGFFSAGNSGAVSAAALMILKRIDGVSRPALATVFVTQNRPCVIIDVGANVDSKPKNLLQFAVMGSVYCENLLKIENPKVGLLSIGEEASKGNELTLTAYKLLETSGLNFGGNIEGRDIIKGEINVIVCDGFVGNVVIKLSEGIAEFLVQLIKDEIKKNPIRIMMATLMLQSVFKLIKKKIDYDEYGGAPLLGVNGVCIIGHGSSNAKAIKNGVRVCIESVNNNIIKNIKDEIAKVSHLTSGGNDNGN; encoded by the coding sequence ATGAAGATCGTAGTAGATGCAATGGGTGGAGATAATGCTCCGGCTGTAGTTGTTGAAGGAGCAATAGAAGCCGCAAAAATATACGGTAAGGAAATATTGCTGGTAGGAAATGAACGACAAATAAAAGAAGAATTAAAAAAATATAAAAACATTGATAACTTACCAATTCAAATAATCCATTCTGAAGAAGTTATTACAATGGACGATTCACCTGTTGATGCATATAGAAAAAAACCGAACTCATCAATAATAAAAGGAATTAAACTTGTTGCAAATGGACAGGCAGACGGTTTTTTTTCAGCAGGTAATTCAGGAGCAGTAAGTGCCGCGGCTCTGATGATATTAAAACGTATCGATGGAGTATCCAGGCCTGCTCTAGCCACAGTTTTTGTTACACAGAATAGACCTTGTGTTATAATTGATGTTGGAGCCAACGTTGATTCAAAACCGAAAAACCTTTTGCAATTTGCTGTAATGGGATCAGTTTATTGTGAAAATCTGTTAAAAATTGAAAATCCAAAAGTAGGCCTTCTGTCTATAGGAGAAGAGGCTTCAAAGGGCAATGAACTTACTCTAACTGCATACAAATTATTAGAAACATCCGGGCTAAATTTTGGCGGAAATATTGAAGGGCGGGATATAATTAAAGGTGAGATAAATGTTATTGTATGTGATGGTTTTGTGGGTAATGTAGTTATTAAATTGAGCGAAGGTATCGCAGAATTTTTAGTACAACTAATTAAAGATGAAATTAAGAAAAATCCTATACGTATTATGATGGCTACTCTAATGCTGCAAAGTGTATTTAAGCTTATAAAAAAGAAAATTGATTATGATGAGTATGGCGGAGCTCCGTTACTTGGTGTGAATGGAGTGTGTATTATTGGGCATGGTTCATCAAATGCCAAGGCGATAAAAAATGGCGTGAGGGTTTGTATAGAGTCTGTGAACAATAACATTATTAAGAACATAAAGGATGAAATTGCTAAAGTGAGTCATTTGACTAGTGGAGGCAATGACAATGGGAATTGA
- the rpmF gene encoding 50S ribosomal protein L32, translating to MANPKRRHSTSRQNKRRANWKITSANLSICPQCKSPKLSHHVCPKCGFYDNVSIIKIKEKKSEKPTEEKGK from the coding sequence ATGGCAAATCCTAAAAGAAGGCATTCTACATCAAGACAAAACAAGAGAAGAGCAAACTGGAAAATTACATCTGCGAATCTAAGTATATGCCCGCAATGTAAGTCACCGAAACTTTCCCATCATGTATGTCCGAAATGTGGATTTTATGATAATGTTTCCATTATCAAAATTAAAGAAAAGAAATCTGAAAAACCTACTGAAGAGAAAGGCAAATAA
- a CDS encoding acetate kinase, with the protein MKTLVLNSGSSSIKYELFDIDSGMCIALGQIEAIGTEGTILEHIQENKEIKIPIIAADHTAAIEEVLKILTSSKDGVIKNSREISAVGHRIVHGGEYFKEPVIVDKDVKKKLEMCYDIAPLHNPHNVKGIFAIEVLMPDVVQVVVFDTAFHQTIPEYAYLYALPYRFYQQFKIRKYGFHGISNQYITERLSQIVNSPIEKLKIINCHLGSGASITAIKYGKSIDTSMGFTPLEGLIMGTRSGDIDPSIPIHLMSLESLKPHDVQSLLNKQSGLLGISGISPDMRTVIKKSEQGDKRATLAIDMFCYRIKKYISSYLGVLNGCDYIVFSAAIGERSSLIRKKILSDMDSLGIIIDDEKNMKCNNCESDISDKKSKIKVFVIPTNEAMVIAAHTKKLLDTFQKIR; encoded by the coding sequence ATGAAAACACTTGTATTAAATAGTGGTTCTTCATCGATAAAATATGAGTTGTTTGATATTGATAGCGGGATGTGTATTGCGTTAGGTCAGATTGAAGCAATTGGCACTGAAGGTACAATTCTTGAGCATATTCAGGAAAACAAGGAAATAAAAATACCAATTATTGCCGCGGACCACACAGCAGCAATAGAAGAAGTATTGAAAATATTAACTTCATCAAAAGATGGAGTCATCAAGAATAGCAGAGAAATTTCAGCAGTCGGTCATAGAATTGTCCATGGCGGTGAATATTTTAAAGAACCTGTGATTGTAGATAAAGATGTAAAAAAGAAATTAGAAATGTGTTATGATATTGCACCTCTTCATAATCCACATAATGTAAAAGGGATATTTGCAATAGAAGTATTAATGCCTGATGTCGTGCAAGTCGTTGTTTTTGACACAGCATTTCACCAAACAATTCCGGAATATGCCTATTTATATGCTTTGCCTTACAGGTTTTACCAGCAATTTAAAATCAGGAAATATGGGTTCCATGGTATATCAAATCAATATATAACAGAGCGGTTGTCTCAAATTGTTAATAGTCCTATAGAAAAATTGAAAATTATAAACTGTCATCTCGGTAGCGGAGCAAGTATAACTGCAATAAAATATGGTAAATCTATTGATACATCTATGGGATTTACTCCTCTGGAAGGACTTATAATGGGAACCCGAAGCGGCGATATTGACCCTTCAATACCTATTCATTTAATGTCGCTGGAATCGCTAAAACCACACGATGTTCAATCTTTATTGAATAAACAAAGCGGTCTTTTAGGAATATCAGGAATAAGTCCTGATATGAGAACTGTAATAAAAAAATCAGAACAAGGCGATAAAAGAGCAACGCTTGCGATAGATATGTTTTGTTACCGTATAAAAAAATACATATCTTCGTATCTTGGGGTTCTTAACGGCTGTGATTATATTGTTTTTTCTGCGGCAATCGGTGAAAGATCTTCTTTAATACGTAAAAAAATATTATCAGACATGGATTCACTCGGCATAATTATCGATGATGAAAAAAACATGAAATGTAATAACTGCGAATCGGATATATCTGATAAAAAATCAAAAATAAAAGTTTTTGTAATACCGACTAATGAAGCAATGGTAATCGCAGCACATACAAAAAAACTTCTTGACACTTTCCAAAAAATTAGGTAA
- the ndk gene encoding nucleoside-diphosphate kinase, with translation MERTLIIIKPDGICKKLIGKIVDRFETVGFKVVGMKMIKLTNKIAEDFYSNHKDKFFFEPYMEFICSAPIVLCVLEGSNVIQEVRKIIGNTDSRKADKGTIRNLYGLNDRRNIIHASDSPVTAKHEIDYFFKDMEITTYFENDWMEKINENTCIK, from the coding sequence ATGGAACGGACACTTATTATTATTAAGCCGGATGGTATATGTAAAAAATTAATAGGAAAAATTGTTGATAGGTTCGAAACAGTCGGATTTAAGGTTGTTGGAATGAAGATGATAAAGTTAACAAACAAAATCGCAGAGGATTTTTATTCTAATCATAAAGATAAGTTTTTTTTTGAGCCGTATATGGAATTTATTTGTTCGGCTCCTATTGTACTTTGTGTATTAGAGGGCAGTAATGTTATACAGGAAGTAAGGAAAATTATTGGTAATACTGACTCAAGAAAAGCAGATAAAGGAACTATTAGGAATCTTTATGGTTTAAATGACAGGAGAAATATTATTCATGCGTCTGATTCGCCGGTAACAGCTAAACATGAAATAGATTATTTTTTCAAAGACATGGAAATAACTACGTACTTTGAGAATGACTGGATGGAAAAAATTAATGAAAACACTTGTATTAAATAG
- a CDS encoding isocitrate/isopropylmalate dehydrogenase family protein → MSYEITLIPGDGTGPEIAEATKKVLDATGVKINWEIVEAGIDVVKKYGTPLPETVLTSIRKNKVAIKGPITTPIGSGFRSVNVALRKELDLYTCLRPCKSYVGVKSRYKNINLVIVRENTEDLYAGVEFPAGSDESKKIIDLSKGKIRNDSAISIKPISKFATERVVKYAFEYARKNNRKKVTAVTKANIMKFTDGLFYEVAREVAKNYSDIEYEERLIDNMCMQLVQKPELYDVLVLPNLYGDIISDLCAGLIGGLGIAPGANIGDKIALFEPVHGSAPKYKGLNKVNPTAMILSGVLMLEYLEEEKAARKLEDAVAEVIAEGKVVTYDLGGTAKTSEMADEIIRKMEA, encoded by the coding sequence ATGAGCTATGAAATAACTTTAATACCTGGTGACGGAACTGGTCCTGAAATAGCAGAAGCAACTAAAAAAGTTTTAGATGCCACGGGAGTAAAAATTAATTGGGAGATTGTAGAGGCAGGCATCGACGTAGTAAAAAAATACGGTACACCTTTACCTGAAACTGTTTTGACTTCTATAAGAAAAAATAAGGTTGCAATAAAGGGACCTATTACAACACCAATCGGCAGTGGATTTCGTTCTGTAAATGTTGCGTTAAGAAAAGAATTGGATTTATATACTTGTCTGAGACCGTGTAAATCTTATGTGGGTGTAAAATCCAGATATAAAAATATAAATCTTGTTATTGTAAGAGAAAATACTGAAGATTTATATGCCGGAGTCGAGTTTCCGGCAGGCTCAGATGAATCTAAAAAAATAATAGATCTTTCAAAAGGCAAAATAAGAAACGATTCAGCTATAAGTATAAAACCCATTTCAAAATTTGCCACCGAAAGAGTTGTAAAATATGCCTTTGAATATGCAAGAAAAAATAACAGGAAAAAAGTTACAGCAGTCACTAAAGCAAATATAATGAAATTCACGGACGGGCTTTTTTACGAGGTGGCAAGAGAAGTAGCGAAAAATTATTCCGATATTGAGTATGAAGAACGGTTAATTGATAATATGTGCATGCAGCTTGTTCAGAAGCCGGAGCTTTATGACGTTCTTGTTCTGCCAAATCTTTACGGTGATATAATTTCTGATTTATGTGCGGGACTTATTGGCGGGCTTGGGATTGCACCCGGTGCAAATATCGGTGACAAAATAGCTTTATTTGAACCGGTTCACGGTTCTGCACCAAAATACAAAGGACTTAATAAAGTAAATCCTACGGCAATGATTCTTTCCGGTGTTTTAATGTTAGAATATCTGGAAGAAGAAAAAGCAGCCAGGAAATTGGAAGACGCAGTTGCGGAAGTAATTGCAGAAGGAAAGGTAGTAACATATGATTTGGGCGGAACAGCAAAGACGTCGGAAATGGCGGATGAAATTATTCGTAAGATGGAGGCTTAG
- a CDS encoding glycosyltransferase family 4 protein — protein sequence MPKIKVVHIITLLELGGAQENTLYTCEHLDKNKFEPILICGKGGILDSKTKNIKTYYVNELIREIHPINDIIAIIKIYKIIKKEKPDIVHTHSSKAGIVGRWAAYFAHVPKIIHTFHGFGFHDYQLFIVKTIYVLAERLTAKITDQFICVSNENILKGLKNKIGLKERYTMIRSGIKLQDYQIEVSVEKKKKEFGITNEKVVGMVACFKEQKAPLDFVKVANLVCSKNPSVKFILVGDGKLRKQIELLVKKLNLQKNIIITGWRQDINEIIKIFDIFLLTSLWEGLPRVIIEAMASGLPVVATYVDGTKEIVQEGLTGYVTYPHEIEKMAERIIRVLADVELRKKLSEEAKKTVKEFDIDLMVSQQEKLYLSLAAN from the coding sequence GTGCCTAAAATAAAAGTTGTCCATATAATTACACTTCTTGAGCTTGGTGGTGCTCAGGAAAATACGCTTTATACATGTGAGCATTTAGATAAAAATAAGTTTGAACCAATTCTAATCTGTGGCAAAGGAGGAATATTAGATAGCAAAACAAAAAATATAAAAACATATTATGTAAATGAGTTAATTCGTGAAATACACCCGATAAATGATATAATCGCTATAATTAAGATTTATAAAATTATTAAAAAGGAAAAACCTGATATAGTTCATACGCATTCATCTAAAGCAGGAATTGTGGGGCGTTGGGCAGCTTATTTTGCGCATGTTCCTAAAATCATTCATACATTTCATGGTTTTGGTTTTCACGATTATCAGTTATTTATTGTTAAAACTATTTATGTTTTAGCTGAACGGTTAACTGCAAAAATTACAGACCAGTTTATTTGTGTTTCTAATGAGAATATTTTAAAAGGGCTAAAAAATAAAATAGGGTTAAAAGAAAGATACACGATGATAAGGAGTGGTATAAAACTTCAGGATTATCAAATTGAAGTAAGTGTTGAAAAAAAGAAAAAGGAATTTGGAATAACAAATGAAAAAGTTGTCGGTATGGTAGCATGTTTTAAGGAGCAAAAAGCACCGCTTGATTTTGTTAAAGTCGCAAATCTAGTTTGTAGCAAGAACCCCAGTGTAAAATTTATTTTAGTAGGTGATGGAAAGCTCCGTAAGCAAATAGAATTGCTGGTTAAAAAGTTAAATTTACAAAAAAATATAATTATTACCGGTTGGAGACAAGATATAAATGAGATTATAAAAATTTTCGATATTTTTCTTTTAACATCTCTTTGGGAAGGACTTCCAAGGGTAATAATAGAAGCAATGGCTAGTGGTTTGCCTGTAGTTGCTACATATGTTGATGGGACAAAAGAAATCGTTCAGGAAGGACTTACGGGATATGTAACATATCCACATGAGATTGAAAAAATGGCAGAAAGGATTATAAGGGTGCTGGCTGATGTTGAATTGCGGAAAAAATTATCAGAAGAAGCAAAAAAGACTGTAAAAGAATTTGATATTGATTTGATGGTTTCACAGCAAGAAAAATTATACTTATCATTAGCTGCTAATTAG
- a CDS encoding FAD-dependent oxidoreductase encodes MKIDTIIIGGGLTGLSTAYHLRNKNFILLEKENTVGGICKSVKTDTGFTYDYTGHLLHIKNSYVKMLIHKLLRNNIDLKIRNSWIFSNSVFTQYPFQANLYGLPKKVINECIEGVIEAKLTNLPAGGQLSFYDWCLKTFGKGISKHFMIPYNRKLWKIDTRKLTTKWMGDYIPQPNLKEVIDGAFNSNKKMFGYNSTFYYPRKSGIQSLIDSIKKEIPDTKIKTNINIMSINIKSKIIKTNLGDMQYKNIVSTIPLPEIIKLIKNSPSKIRRLSGELDWVSLLNINIGINRKNVSDKHWVYFPENKYIFYRVGFYCNFSKTLCPQNTSSMYVEISYRNRKIDEQRLFQKTITDLNKIGILKATDRIISTCNLNIPYAYVIYNQKREFAFGAIQNYLTKNSIFSIGRYGGWKYSTMEDAILDGRAIVRCLK; translated from the coding sequence ATGAAAATCGATACTATAATCATTGGCGGAGGACTTACAGGTTTATCTACAGCGTATCATTTAAGAAATAAAAATTTTATATTACTGGAAAAAGAAAACACTGTTGGCGGAATTTGCAAATCGGTAAAAACTGATACTGGTTTTACGTATGATTATACAGGACACCTGCTTCATATAAAAAATAGTTATGTCAAAATGCTCATTCATAAATTATTAAGAAACAATATAGATCTAAAAATTAGAAATTCCTGGATTTTTTCTAATAGCGTTTTCACGCAATATCCTTTTCAGGCAAATTTATATGGGCTTCCTAAAAAGGTAATTAACGAATGCATAGAAGGAGTTATTGAAGCAAAACTCACTAATTTGCCGGCAGGCGGGCAGTTGAGTTTTTATGATTGGTGTTTAAAAACTTTTGGAAAAGGAATTTCAAAACATTTCATGATTCCATATAATAGGAAACTATGGAAAATAGATACAAGGAAATTAACAACAAAATGGATGGGTGATTATATACCTCAGCCGAATTTGAAAGAAGTAATTGACGGGGCTTTTAATAGTAATAAAAAAATGTTTGGTTATAATTCTACTTTTTATTATCCCAGAAAGTCAGGAATACAGTCGCTAATTGATTCAATCAAAAAAGAAATACCGGATACAAAAATAAAAACCAATATAAACATAATGTCAATAAATATAAAATCTAAAATAATAAAAACAAATTTGGGTGATATGCAATATAAAAATATTGTTTCAACAATACCTCTTCCCGAGATTATAAAACTCATAAAGAATTCTCCGTCAAAAATCAGAAGGTTATCCGGTGAATTAGACTGGGTATCATTGCTGAATATTAATATCGGGATAAACAGAAAAAACGTATCGGATAAACATTGGGTATACTTTCCGGAAAATAAATATATTTTTTACAGAGTCGGATTTTATTGCAATTTTTCTAAAACACTTTGTCCTCAAAATACATCTTCTATGTATGTGGAGATATCTTATAGGAACCGGAAAATTGATGAGCAAAGATTATTTCAAAAAACAATAACTGATTTAAACAAAATAGGAATATTAAAGGCAACAGATAGAATAATCTCAACATGTAATTTAAATATTCCATATGCATATGTAATTTATAATCAAAAAAGGGAGTTTGCTTTTGGTGCAATACAGAATTATTTAACAAAGAATTCAATATTTTCCATTGGAAGATATGGGGGTTGGAAATATTCAACAATGGAAGATGCAATTTTAGACGGGAGAGCAATTGTTAGGTGCCTAAAATAA
- a CDS encoding MraY family glycosyltransferase has protein sequence MIYYVYSFLIAFFISYLLTPLLISIAKKYHIVDKPNTYVKTHKIATPYLGGFAIWFGFTISLLIIRYITSFPTGTLRSLRGILIGTTFVVIIGFIDDLKTIGFKAKFLWQIVVAIILINFDIKIKFITPEYIANIFTIIWVVGIINAINIIDIMDGLSSGISFIAALTFLFIALPSEEIYVNFAAASLAGGIFGFIRYNFPNAKIFMGDTGSMFLGFVLAALSLGTSYTKINNIALFSPILIIGIPIFDTFYVMYLRFRKGKSPFLGSRDHFALRLKELGLSKVKVVILLWSISIILSLSAFLISRVKLTIAILIYIVIIGLSVFGGWKLSKIKME, from the coding sequence ATGATTTATTATGTTTATTCATTTTTAATTGCGTTTTTTATTTCTTATTTACTGACTCCGCTTCTTATAAGTATTGCAAAAAAATATCATATAGTTGATAAACCGAATACTTATGTAAAAACGCATAAAATTGCAACTCCGTATCTCGGTGGATTTGCAATATGGTTCGGGTTTACCATTTCGTTGCTGATAATACGTTATATTACCAGTTTTCCTACCGGAACTCTTAGATCTTTGAGAGGTATTCTCATAGGTACAACTTTTGTTGTAATTATTGGTTTTATTGATGATCTAAAAACAATCGGTTTTAAGGCAAAATTTTTATGGCAGATAGTTGTTGCAATTATTTTAATTAATTTCGATATAAAAATAAAATTTATAACACCGGAATATATTGCAAATATCTTTACAATAATATGGGTTGTAGGCATAATAAACGCAATTAACATAATAGATATAATGGATGGATTATCTTCCGGCATATCTTTTATAGCTGCTTTGACATTTCTTTTTATTGCGTTGCCTTCAGAAGAAATATATGTAAATTTTGCCGCTGCATCTCTGGCAGGCGGGATTTTTGGTTTTATAAGATACAATTTCCCAAATGCAAAAATATTTATGGGGGATACCGGAAGTATGTTTTTGGGTTTTGTGCTGGCTGCATTATCATTAGGGACGTCTTATACAAAAATAAACAACATAGCTCTTTTTTCGCCGATACTCATTATTGGCATTCCAATTTTCGATACATTTTATGTAATGTATTTGAGATTTCGTAAGGGGAAATCGCCATTTTTGGGAAGCAGGGACCACTTTGCACTTCGACTTAAAGAATTGGGACTATCAAAAGTAAAAGTTGTGATTTTACTATGGTCAATTTCGATTATTTTAAGTCTCTCGGCTTTTTTAATATCCAGAGTTAAATTAACGATTGCAATCTTGATTTATATTGTAATTATCGGATTATCAGTTTTTGGTGGATGGAAACTTTCCAAAATAAAAATGGAATAG